From the Lolium rigidum isolate FL_2022 chromosome 2, APGP_CSIRO_Lrig_0.1, whole genome shotgun sequence genome, one window contains:
- the LOC124692935 gene encoding pectin acetylesterase 8-like, which produces MKMERGDKQLRLRWCSAIALALLAFGEADGFLVDITYVESAVAKGAVCLDGSPPAYHLAPGFGSGVNSWLVHFQGGAWCNNVTTCLQRSLISFGSSKKMSKQSDFTGILSNTPDYNPDFYNWNKVQVRYCDGSSYTGDKEEVDPSTNLHYRGARVWQAVIEDLLAKGMNRAANALISGCSAGGLTSILHCDKFHQLLPVGANVKCLSDAGFFLNVEDIAGEDHAAAFFNDVAITHGSAMNLPSSCTSKMPAGMCFFPQNEVKHIKTPLFILNAAYDSWQVANNLVPGDSDPHWKSCKNDIRQCSAKQLMTLQGFRDHFLEALEEQGNSSTRGLFINSCFVHCQTEMQERWFAPGSPVLGGKRIANAVGDWFYDRSPFQTVDCPYPCDSTCPIS; this is translated from the exons atgaagatggagagagGAGACAAGCAGCTCCGTCTCCGGTGGTGCTCGGCGATTGCCTTGGCGCTGCTCGCCTTCGGTGAGGCGGACGGCTTCTTAGTGGACATCACTTATGTCGAGAGCGCCGTGGCCAAAGGAGCAG TGTGTCTGGATGGGAGCCCCCCGGCGTATCATCTAGCCCCAGGCTTCGGCTCCGGGGTGAACAGTTGGTTGGTTCATTTTCAG GGAGGAGCATGGTGCAACAACGTGACCACCTGCCTGCAGCGTAGTCTCATCTCGTTCGGGTCGTCCAAGAAGATGTCAAAGCAGTCTGATTTCACTGGGATATTGAGCAACACCCCGGATTACAACCCAG acttCTACAATTGGAACAAGGTCCAGGTTCGGTACTGCGATGGTTCCTCTTACACCGGTGATAAGGAAGAAGTTGATCCT AGCACAAATCTACACTACAGAGGTGCGCGGGTATGGCAAGCAGTTATAGAAGATCTGCTCGCAAAAGGAATGAACAGAGCTGCAAAT GCTCTAATTTCGGGATGTTCTGCTGGCGGATTAACTTCGATACTGCACTGTGACAAATTTCATCAACTTCTGCCAGTGGGGGCCAATGTTAAATGTCTTTCTGATGCTGGTTTCTTCCTCAATGT GGAAGACATTGCTGGAGAGGACCACGCTGCTGCCTTTTTTAATGATGTAGCTATAACACAT GGCTCAGCCATGAATTTACCATCTTCTTGCACTTCCAAGATGCCCGCAGGCATG TGCTTCTTTCCACAGAATGAGGTGAAGCATATTAAGACGCCTTTGTTCATCCTAAATGCAGCATATGATTCATGGCAG GTAGCGAACAATTTGGTTCCAGGAGATTCTGATCCTCACTGGAAAAGTTGCAAGAACGATATAAGGCAATGTTCCGCAAAGCAACTAATGACGTTGCAGG GATTCAGAGACCACTTCCTGGAAGCACTGGAGGAACAAGGGAACTCTTCCACCAGAGGGCTGTTTATAAACTCATGCTTCGTGCACTGCCAGACCGAGATGCAGGAGAGATGGTTCGCACCCGGATCTCCGGTGCTTGGTGGCAAA AGAATAGCAAATGCAGTTGGAGACTGGTTCTACGACCGCAGTCCGTTCCAGACGGTGGACTGCCCTTACCCTTGCGATTCAACTTGCCCTATTTCCTAA